A DNA window from Pontimonas salivibrio contains the following coding sequences:
- a CDS encoding cryptochrome/photolyase family protein, translating into MSATPRFLTSDQLGPHFDDGGPIIVVDNRGVFARRTMHRQKAHLILSALYHRIAQWGDRVEVHQASYYREVLRGRDIEVINPTSHGLRHMVTELSRDAAITVLPSRGFVTSEEDFSTWVSGKKPSQLLMETFYRDVRHREGYLMVPDASTGGYLPEGGAYNFDADNRQSPPKGQTTLGLPEPKWPVEDEIDAWVRAELDQMEASGQASFLGHDGPRVFAATREEALEALDDFLDHRLELFGPFEDAAMPDDWSMAHSLLSVPMNVGLLDPREVIDRALERYREGGVPLNSVEGFIRQIAGWRDWVWHLYWHLGPDYVETSNYLSHHTPLPEEFAQLKPELVRSHCIKTVLQEVQQRGWSHHINRLMVLGNHALQRGIDPAALNQWFVDAFVDGTPWVMPANVVGMSQHADGGVVATKPYTSGGAYIKKMTQYCQGCPFRPDVRVGENACPFTAGYWAFLNRHREVLRRNHRMSKPLAGLGRLSDLEPLLEQEATRQAW; encoded by the coding sequence ATGTCCGCCACCCCACGTTTTCTCACCTCCGACCAGCTGGGTCCACATTTTGACGATGGCGGGCCGATTATCGTCGTGGACAACCGCGGGGTGTTTGCCAGGCGCACCATGCATCGGCAGAAAGCCCATCTGATTCTCTCTGCGCTGTATCACCGGATTGCCCAGTGGGGTGATCGGGTGGAGGTCCACCAAGCCAGCTACTACCGTGAGGTGCTGCGCGGCAGAGATATCGAAGTGATTAACCCCACCTCCCACGGTTTGCGCCACATGGTGACAGAACTCTCTCGGGATGCGGCGATTACCGTGTTGCCTTCCAGAGGTTTTGTGACCAGTGAAGAAGATTTTTCCACCTGGGTGTCGGGGAAGAAACCTAGCCAGTTGTTGATGGAAACGTTTTATCGCGATGTGCGACACCGTGAGGGCTACCTGATGGTGCCAGATGCGAGTACTGGCGGGTATCTTCCCGAAGGGGGCGCATACAACTTTGATGCCGACAATCGCCAATCACCCCCCAAAGGTCAGACAACGCTCGGGTTACCCGAGCCGAAGTGGCCCGTAGAAGACGAGATTGATGCGTGGGTGCGCGCTGAGCTGGACCAGATGGAAGCCTCCGGCCAGGCCAGTTTCCTCGGCCACGATGGCCCGCGAGTATTCGCCGCCACCCGCGAAGAAGCCCTTGAGGCTCTGGACGATTTTCTGGACCACCGACTGGAACTTTTTGGCCCCTTCGAAGACGCTGCGATGCCCGACGACTGGTCGATGGCGCACTCTTTGCTCAGTGTCCCCATGAATGTGGGTCTACTCGATCCCCGCGAAGTGATCGATCGGGCGCTTGAGCGCTATCGCGAGGGTGGTGTGCCGTTGAACAGCGTGGAGGGCTTTATCCGTCAGATTGCTGGCTGGCGCGACTGGGTGTGGCACTTGTACTGGCATTTAGGGCCCGACTACGTCGAGACCTCAAATTACCTTTCTCACCACACGCCCCTGCCCGAAGAGTTCGCCCAGTTGAAGCCGGAGTTGGTTCGCTCCCACTGCATCAAAACGGTGTTGCAAGAAGTGCAGCAGCGTGGCTGGAGCCATCACATCAACCGATTAATGGTGTTGGGTAATCACGCCCTCCAACGCGGTATCGATCCGGCTGCGCTGAATCAGTGGTTCGTGGATGCTTTTGTGGACGGGACGCCCTGGGTAATGCCCGCCAACGTGGTCGGTATGAGCCAGCACGCCGATGGGGGTGTGGTAGCCACCAAGCCATACACCTCCGGTGGTGCCTACATCAAAAAAATGACCCAATACTGCCAGGGGTGCCCATTCCGTCCAGATGTTCGAGTCGGTGAGAACGCGTGTCCTTTTACAGCGGGATATTGGGCGTTTCTCAACCGACACCGTGAGGTTCTTCGACGAAACCATCGAATGTCGAAACCCTTGGCGGGCCTCGGCCGACTGTCTGACCTGGAGCCTTTACTGGAGCAGGAGGCTACGCGGCAGGCGTGGTAG
- a CDS encoding sugar-binding transcriptional regulator, with amino-acid sequence MAPRAQDTLRTRDALKAAQLYYLQDLTMEAIGSELRVSRSTVSRLLAMARSQGIVDIRVHSPEDAPRRIEGLIKELYGVNAYLVPVPDRTSHVDRLERVALSAARMLGQFFSPNMTLGIAWGSTLSAISRHLIKKTVNNAEVVQLNGAGNDHTTGVTYASEILQRFGEAYQARVQHFPVPTFFDNAKTKELMWQERSTERVLALQRRMDLALFGLGSMTADVPSQVYTGGYLNGREIQQLRDEGIVGDVATVFYRADGTWTDIEVNARSSGPGLHVISQAPRRLCVVSGQRKLEALRGALAAGVMTDLIIDDGTARELVGFAG; translated from the coding sequence ATGGCACCCCGAGCTCAAGACACCCTGCGAACCAGAGACGCACTCAAAGCTGCCCAGCTTTACTACCTCCAAGACCTCACAATGGAAGCCATCGGCAGTGAGTTGCGGGTGAGCCGCTCGACCGTTTCCCGCCTACTTGCAATGGCCAGATCCCAGGGAATTGTTGACATCCGGGTGCACTCACCCGAAGACGCCCCACGGCGGATCGAAGGTCTGATTAAGGAGTTGTACGGCGTCAACGCCTACCTCGTGCCGGTGCCTGACCGAACCTCGCATGTTGACCGGCTCGAGCGCGTTGCCCTCAGCGCCGCACGAATGCTCGGACAATTTTTCTCCCCCAATATGACCCTCGGGATCGCCTGGGGGTCCACCCTGAGTGCGATTAGTCGACACCTCATCAAGAAAACCGTTAACAATGCTGAAGTCGTTCAGCTGAACGGTGCCGGCAACGACCACACCACCGGAGTCACCTACGCCAGCGAAATCCTGCAGCGCTTTGGTGAGGCCTACCAAGCCCGGGTGCAGCACTTCCCGGTACCCACCTTTTTTGATAACGCCAAAACCAAAGAACTGATGTGGCAAGAGCGCAGCACCGAAAGAGTGCTAGCGCTCCAACGTCGGATGGACCTCGCACTATTTGGCCTCGGATCGATGACCGCCGATGTGCCCAGCCAGGTCTACACCGGTGGCTACCTGAACGGTCGAGAAATCCAACAGTTGCGGGATGAAGGAATCGTCGGCGACGTCGCCACCGTGTTTTACCGCGCAGATGGGACCTGGACAGACATTGAAGTAAACGCTCGCTCCAGCGGGCCAGGTTTACACGTCATCTCCCAGGCGCCCCGACGACTCTGCGTGGTCAGTGGTCAACGCAAACTAGAAGCCCTCCGCGGAGCGCTCGCGGCGGGGGTCATGACCGACCTGATTATTGATGACGGCACCGCACGCGAATTAGTCGGCTTCGCCGGTTAA
- a CDS encoding ABC transporter ATP-binding protein — protein sequence MATIELQNIAHSYDGGATFALKEISMTWEDGKAYALLGPSGCGKTTLLNIMSGIIKPSQGRILIDGVDITDKPTEERNIAQVFQFPVLYDTMSVRKNLEFPLKNRKVPAEKIKERVAHIAELLGLEDQLDIRPGKLRSDLQQIVSLGRGLVREDVAAILFDEPLTVIDQNFKWTLRNRLKRLHLATGVTLVYVTHDQTEALTFADDVLLMKDGEVVQVGSADDLFLEPSHEFSGYFIGSPGMNFLDAEVTGGQVVAHGVNLGPVADTSLSGPHRLGVRPEFVRPVDTGGIDVEVLKVENRGGFQLAQLLLADQKIMAKLDADLEIASGEHRAFEFVPERTFLFHDQRAVSTMKPMSAGAAR from the coding sequence ATGGCAACCATAGAACTGCAAAACATTGCCCACAGTTACGACGGTGGCGCCACGTTTGCCCTCAAAGAAATCAGCATGACCTGGGAAGACGGCAAAGCCTATGCGCTTTTGGGACCCTCCGGCTGCGGGAAGACCACGCTGTTGAACATCATGTCCGGGATCATCAAGCCCTCCCAGGGCCGCATCCTCATCGACGGTGTCGACATCACGGATAAACCCACCGAAGAGCGAAACATCGCCCAAGTGTTCCAGTTCCCCGTGCTTTACGACACGATGAGCGTACGGAAAAACCTCGAATTCCCTCTCAAAAACCGGAAAGTTCCAGCCGAGAAAATTAAAGAACGCGTTGCCCACATCGCCGAACTACTCGGTTTGGAAGATCAACTCGATATCCGCCCCGGCAAACTGCGCTCCGATCTCCAACAAATTGTGAGTCTCGGTCGAGGCCTCGTGCGGGAAGATGTCGCCGCCATCCTCTTTGATGAACCGCTCACGGTCATCGACCAGAACTTCAAATGGACACTTCGTAACCGCCTGAAGCGCCTCCACCTCGCGACCGGTGTCACCCTCGTCTACGTCACCCACGACCAGACTGAAGCACTCACCTTTGCCGACGATGTGTTGTTGATGAAAGACGGTGAAGTGGTTCAGGTGGGCTCCGCCGACGACCTGTTCCTGGAGCCAAGCCACGAATTCAGTGGCTACTTCATCGGCTCACCCGGAATGAACTTCCTCGATGCCGAAGTCACAGGTGGTCAAGTAGTTGCCCACGGTGTGAACCTGGGGCCCGTTGCGGATACCTCGCTTTCCGGACCGCACCGGCTTGGTGTGCGACCGGAATTCGTCCGGCCGGTCGACACCGGCGGCATCGACGTGGAAGTCCTGAAGGTCGAAAATCGCGGAGGCTTCCAACTCGCCCAGCTGCTCCTCGCCGACCAAAAAATTATGGCGAAATTGGATGCCGACCTTGAGATTGCTTCCGGTGAACACCGGGCGTTTGAGTTTGTTCCCGAACGCACATTCCTCTTCCACGACCAACGAGCGGTGAGCACGATGAAACCGATGAGTGCGGGGGCAGCCCGATGA
- a CDS encoding PKD domain-containing protein has protein sequence MWHRQSGGVGPVFHLMMFRPIVFHLVVLTALMVSAVVVTGSVAYAQCSQAERTAGSCTDTTTQWTTDNDGDQVTIIREESNAGSEGDQSGSGTPGTSAGSSGQSGPTSPPPIRQEAELGSTECEIKVQGLCRGAAPSKNPPVEQVTNTPPTPPRYASELESFRPDRPSIVFEPNGWSVPTLPTNMIAGASRHTVRGELLGWPVEVRFQPVTYHWSFGDGASRTVSVRGDSWSSRNVPQFAATPTSHRYLRPGNYRVDLVVDYRVEFRFEGDEFDDIDGYVSATALSRNMEVLSVSPLLVK, from the coding sequence GTGTGGCACAGACAATCCGGTGGGGTAGGCCCGGTGTTTCATCTGATGATGTTTCGCCCCATAGTGTTTCACCTCGTGGTGTTAACCGCACTGATGGTGAGCGCTGTGGTGGTCACAGGGTCTGTGGCCTATGCGCAGTGTTCCCAAGCGGAGCGCACTGCCGGTTCCTGCACTGACACCACCACGCAGTGGACTACTGACAATGATGGCGACCAGGTCACCATCATCCGGGAGGAGAGCAACGCCGGATCTGAAGGCGACCAGAGCGGAAGTGGAACTCCCGGCACCAGTGCTGGTTCCAGTGGCCAGTCGGGACCCACCAGCCCGCCGCCCATCCGGCAAGAGGCGGAACTCGGTTCCACAGAGTGTGAAATCAAAGTGCAGGGACTCTGCCGCGGTGCTGCCCCCAGCAAAAACCCTCCGGTCGAACAGGTCACCAACACCCCACCAACCCCTCCGCGGTATGCCTCAGAGTTGGAAAGCTTTCGACCCGATCGGCCCTCGATTGTGTTTGAGCCCAACGGTTGGAGTGTGCCCACCTTGCCCACCAACATGATTGCGGGTGCCTCCCGCCACACGGTGCGCGGCGAGCTACTGGGTTGGCCGGTGGAGGTTCGCTTCCAACCGGTGACCTACCACTGGAGCTTTGGTGATGGTGCGTCTCGAACGGTGAGTGTTCGAGGAGACTCGTGGTCCAGCCGGAATGTGCCGCAGTTCGCTGCGACTCCCACCTCGCATCGTTATCTGCGACCCGGGAACTACCGGGTGGACCTTGTGGTGGACTACCGGGTCGAATTCCGTTTCGAAGGTGACGAATTTGACGACATTGACGGTTATGTGAGCGCCACAGCGTTGTCTCGAAATATGGAGGTGTTGAGCGTCTCACCCCTGCTGGTCAAATGA
- a CDS encoding DUF3039 domain-containing protein yields MADPEETTAGGVDVLDRELEKLLNEEQLEDGDHERFSHYVKKNRIMDSALSGSPVRALCGKVWTPGRDPEKFPVCPECKKIYESMKK; encoded by the coding sequence ATGGCTGATCCCGAAGAAACCACCGCTGGTGGCGTTGATGTGCTCGATCGCGAGTTGGAAAAACTCCTCAACGAGGAGCAGCTAGAAGACGGCGATCACGAACGCTTTTCGCACTACGTCAAGAAGAACCGGATTATGGACTCGGCTCTTAGCGGGTCGCCCGTTCGGGCACTGTGTGGAAAAGTGTGGACCCCAGGGCGAGATCCAGAAAAATTTCCGGTATGCCCTGAGTGTAAAAAAATCTACGAAAGCATGAAGAAGTAA
- a CDS encoding S1C family serine protease: MSERNGDIENPNKPESSGSDQPTPGVPTDRSDSSGSPEVQPLSAGTPDKAPTEASRSDAAGTPPEAEAVASTESEHSVAAPASENAESGAETGAESGSEQLGRSGYTGSPFHQSRYQGIRDAVLASERQQKRQRQGARLRRLGAVMTLVVGSVLGGVAGASFAVWQLTSEGLVTAGVTSPQTVTVNQVDDATLISAVAAQAMPSVVTLEVAGMGTAGSGSGVIISSEGHIITNAHVVSVGGAESNPRIRVSTTDGRLWSGEVVGSDPLSDIAVIKIDTGAGLTPIPLGDSDQLNVGDETVAIGAPLGLSNTVTNGIVSALNRSITVGSSETPEDGPNLFDFDLPFGQSGNVGTVSLPVIQTDASINPGNSGGALLNTKGELIGINVAIASNQVGSQGAGSIGLGFSIPSNYAMRVANELIATGDASHGLLGATVTDAAFDENASVSGAAIDSVSPGGAADKAGLRAGDIVTRFNGLPITNRIDLTAQVRTVPGGTETTLTYVRGSQSYTVRVTLDELP, encoded by the coding sequence ATGTCAGAGCGCAATGGGGATATCGAAAACCCCAATAAACCGGAATCGTCCGGATCCGACCAACCCACGCCAGGTGTGCCAACAGATCGGTCCGATAGCTCCGGGTCGCCGGAGGTGCAACCACTGAGCGCTGGCACTCCCGACAAGGCTCCCACCGAGGCGAGCCGATCTGATGCGGCCGGCACTCCGCCAGAAGCCGAGGCTGTTGCATCAACAGAATCGGAGCACTCCGTCGCCGCCCCCGCTTCGGAAAACGCGGAGAGTGGCGCGGAGACTGGCGCGGAGAGTGGAAGCGAGCAGTTGGGCCGGTCCGGCTACACCGGGTCACCCTTCCACCAGAGCAGGTATCAGGGTATTCGCGATGCGGTGCTCGCCAGTGAGCGGCAACAAAAGCGTCAACGCCAGGGCGCTCGCCTTCGTCGATTGGGCGCAGTGATGACCCTGGTGGTCGGTTCTGTATTAGGTGGTGTCGCCGGGGCTTCTTTTGCCGTGTGGCAGTTGACCTCTGAAGGCCTTGTCACAGCGGGAGTAACCAGCCCACAAACGGTAACGGTCAATCAAGTTGATGACGCGACCCTCATCTCAGCGGTCGCCGCCCAAGCGATGCCGTCTGTGGTGACCCTTGAAGTGGCAGGAATGGGCACCGCCGGGAGTGGATCCGGTGTGATTATCAGCTCAGAGGGCCACATCATCACCAACGCTCACGTCGTCAGCGTGGGTGGTGCCGAAAGCAACCCCCGGATTCGGGTCTCCACCACTGATGGTCGACTGTGGTCGGGCGAAGTGGTGGGAAGTGACCCACTGTCGGATATCGCTGTCATCAAAATTGACACCGGAGCGGGCCTCACTCCTATCCCCCTCGGGGATTCTGACCAACTAAACGTCGGCGACGAAACGGTCGCGATCGGCGCACCGTTGGGGCTTTCGAACACGGTGACCAACGGAATCGTGTCCGCCCTGAACCGGTCGATTACGGTCGGCTCTTCAGAAACACCCGAAGATGGGCCTAACCTTTTCGACTTCGATTTGCCCTTCGGACAGTCGGGCAATGTGGGCACCGTGTCACTGCCGGTCATCCAAACCGACGCATCAATCAACCCCGGCAACTCCGGGGGCGCACTTCTCAACACGAAGGGTGAACTAATCGGCATCAATGTGGCGATTGCCTCCAACCAAGTCGGTTCCCAGGGTGCGGGAAGTATCGGCCTCGGTTTTTCCATTCCCTCCAACTACGCGATGCGTGTGGCGAACGAGCTGATTGCGACCGGTGACGCCAGCCACGGTCTTCTCGGCGCAACAGTGACCGATGCGGCGTTCGATGAGAACGCTTCCGTCTCCGGTGCCGCGATCGACAGTGTGAGTCCTGGCGGAGCCGCCGACAAGGCGGGACTTCGAGCGGGGGACATTGTGACGCGGTTTAATGGCCTACCCATTACCAACCGAATCGACTTGACCGCACAAGTGCGCACTGTGCCGGGCGGAACAGAGACCACTCTCACCTACGTGCGCGGCAGTCAGTCTTACACCGTGCGGGTCACCCTCGACGAACTGCCGTAA
- a CDS encoding nicotinate phosphoribosyltransferase: protein MSSALLTDHYELTMVDAARHSGRASRRSVFEVFARRLPSGRRYGVVAGTQRLIDEIEKFHFGDEELAFLSDNSVVGEDTLNWLADYRFSGTIRGYREGEIYFPHSPILQVEGTFEEACLVETLVLSVLNHDTAIASAASRMVQSAGGRPLIEMGSRRTSEHAAWAAARAAYLVGFSHTSNLEAGRRFGIPTLGTAAHAFTLLHDSEEEAFRAQIATLGSDTTLLVDTFDVERAVERAISVAGPNLGAVRIDSGDLPVVVRQVREQLDRLGATSTRIVVTNDLDEYTIAALQASPVDAYGVGTSVVTGSGHPAAGLVYKLVSRQDDSGQQVSVSKTSVGKANPGGQKKAVRVIKDGIAQYEQVMTGETLHPDITESRELLVDYMSNGERLEHDTSLSAAREHHLHAIAELPPHAFRLADGEPAIETVIN from the coding sequence ATGTCCAGCGCGCTACTGACCGACCACTACGAATTAACAATGGTCGACGCCGCCCGCCACAGCGGGCGCGCCTCGAGGCGCTCCGTATTCGAAGTGTTCGCCCGCCGACTACCCTCCGGCCGCCGCTACGGCGTTGTTGCCGGCACCCAACGGCTCATTGACGAAATTGAGAAATTTCACTTCGGTGATGAAGAACTCGCTTTCCTCTCCGACAACTCTGTGGTCGGAGAAGACACCCTCAACTGGCTCGCTGACTACCGATTCTCGGGCACCATCCGCGGTTACCGTGAGGGCGAAATCTACTTCCCCCACTCCCCCATCCTGCAGGTGGAAGGGACATTCGAAGAAGCCTGCTTGGTGGAAACCCTCGTACTGAGTGTGTTGAACCACGACACCGCGATTGCCAGTGCCGCGAGTCGCATGGTGCAGTCGGCAGGAGGCCGCCCACTGATCGAAATGGGCTCGAGGCGCACCAGTGAACACGCCGCCTGGGCAGCCGCACGGGCGGCCTATCTGGTGGGTTTTTCACACACCAGCAACTTAGAAGCAGGCCGACGCTTTGGTATTCCCACCCTCGGCACCGCCGCACACGCTTTTACTTTGCTTCACGATTCAGAAGAAGAAGCATTTCGGGCGCAAATTGCCACGCTGGGGAGTGACACCACCTTGCTGGTCGACACCTTCGATGTGGAGCGGGCGGTGGAGCGAGCAATTAGCGTCGCTGGGCCCAACCTGGGTGCTGTCCGCATCGATTCGGGTGATTTACCGGTGGTGGTGCGCCAGGTCCGTGAACAACTGGATCGGTTAGGAGCCACCTCCACACGAATTGTGGTGACCAACGATTTGGACGAATACACGATTGCGGCTCTCCAAGCCTCCCCGGTAGATGCTTACGGGGTGGGCACTTCCGTCGTGACCGGCTCGGGTCATCCTGCTGCCGGGCTTGTCTACAAACTGGTATCCCGACAAGACGATTCAGGGCAACAGGTCTCAGTCAGTAAAACCAGTGTCGGCAAAGCTAACCCCGGCGGCCAAAAAAAGGCTGTTCGTGTGATCAAAGACGGTATCGCCCAGTACGAACAGGTGATGACCGGCGAGACATTGCACCCGGACATCACCGAATCACGAGAGTTACTTGTCGACTACATGAGTAACGGTGAGAGGCTCGAGCACGACACCTCACTGAGCGCAGCACGCGAGCACCATCTGCACGCCATCGCAGAGCTTCCACCACATGCCTTTCGGTTGGCAGACGGTGAGCCTGCCATCGAGACCGTCATCAATTGA
- a CDS encoding ABC transporter ATP-binding protein, with translation MTLELRNVSLSDRTDDLLYDISATFHTGMNVLVGPTLSGKTTLMRLIAGLVPPTEGQILLNGTDITKTTVRDRSVSFVYQQFINYPAMSVFDNIASPLKVSKDKPSKEAIAERVEELAELLGLTPLLTRKPSQLSGGQQQRVAIARALSRKADILLLDEPLANLDYKLREQLRDELQRIFADADNIVMYSTAEPAEALDFGVKTFVLSKGRLVQEGPALDLYQHPDTVEVAKVLSDPPINLVTSTHEGAQASFGDATFTFDHPSIGDRKTYQLGIHPHRIRMERSHETEVEFHGSVQLAEVTGSITFLHLELPTGEYAVIELDGAFPMDPDTSVTAYFDPQDLHGFDADSGEALFAPTRGSA, from the coding sequence ATGACGCTTGAACTGCGAAACGTGAGCCTGTCTGATCGCACGGACGATCTGCTCTATGACATCTCGGCAACGTTCCACACCGGGATGAACGTCCTGGTGGGACCAACGCTGTCGGGCAAAACCACACTGATGCGCCTCATCGCCGGTTTGGTTCCCCCCACCGAAGGCCAGATTCTCCTGAACGGTACCGACATCACGAAAACGACGGTGCGCGATCGCTCGGTGTCCTTCGTCTACCAACAATTCATCAACTACCCCGCAATGTCCGTCTTCGACAACATCGCCTCGCCCTTGAAAGTCTCCAAAGACAAACCCTCCAAAGAGGCCATTGCCGAGCGGGTGGAAGAACTGGCGGAACTGTTGGGACTCACCCCCCTGCTGACGCGGAAACCCTCGCAGCTTTCCGGTGGGCAGCAGCAGCGCGTTGCCATCGCACGCGCACTGTCGAGAAAAGCCGACATTTTGTTATTGGACGAGCCACTAGCCAACCTCGACTACAAATTGCGCGAACAATTGCGCGACGAACTCCAGCGAATCTTTGCCGATGCGGACAACATTGTGATGTACTCGACCGCTGAACCCGCAGAAGCCCTCGACTTTGGGGTCAAAACTTTCGTGCTCTCCAAGGGTCGACTCGTCCAAGAGGGCCCCGCCCTAGACCTCTACCAACACCCCGACACGGTTGAGGTGGCCAAAGTGTTGAGCGATCCGCCCATCAACCTCGTCACCTCCACCCATGAGGGTGCCCAAGCATCCTTCGGTGACGCCACCTTCACGTTCGACCATCCGTCAATTGGTGATCGAAAGACCTACCAACTCGGTATCCACCCCCACCGCATTCGAATGGAACGAAGCCACGAAACGGAGGTCGAGTTCCACGGCAGTGTTCAACTGGCGGAAGTGACCGGGAGTATCACCTTCCTCCACCTGGAACTTCCCACAGGCGAATACGCCGTGATCGAACTCGATGGGGCCTTCCCGATGGACCCCGACACATCCGTCACCGCGTATTTCGACCCCCAAGACTTGCACGGCTTTGACGCAGACAGCGGTGAGGCCCTGTTTGCTCCGACGAGAGGGAGTGCATAA
- a CDS encoding glycerol-3-phosphate dehydrogenase/oxidase: MAIRSLPETAHSRLADWSDDPSTDVLVIGGGINGLAVFRELALQGVKVVLVDKADYCSGASAASSHMIHGGIRYLENGEIRLVRESLLERNRLLANAPHFVKPLKTTIPIFSLFSGILSAPFKILTHRPGKPKERGAALIKIGLILYDTFGRNQGRMPRHQFFGREKTLATIPGINKRVKYSAHYYDAAIENPERLAIDLLQDALAAGPHARAVNYVTASAHEDGHTTLTDELSGDTLNLSATVVVNTSGPWTDLTNRALGVDSHYMGGTKGSHVVLDNPELHAACNGREIFFENKDGRIVLMYPLLDRVLLGTTDIPVDDPNDVECTEEEVDYFFDLVGYVFPDIALDRSHIVYRYSGVRPLPAAGDVNPGVISRDYRIVRDRLDKDTTMLSLVGGKWTTFRAIGEHITDDVLAELGRPRTSGTNDLAIGGGTGFPETERGRQAWIDTHRGDFDATRADQLLTRYGTVAAELLQLMDHSVDSALEHTPDYSVEEVRAVVLREQVHTLADLVYRRTTLGFTGRISPRSLAELAHIIGDVRGWSATERDRQVSSIPLERSLTDDA; encoded by the coding sequence GTGGCTATTCGTTCACTGCCGGAAACGGCACACAGCAGACTGGCTGACTGGTCAGATGACCCCAGCACCGATGTCCTCGTCATCGGCGGCGGGATCAACGGTCTCGCCGTGTTTCGGGAGCTTGCCCTCCAAGGCGTCAAAGTCGTCCTCGTCGACAAAGCCGACTACTGCTCGGGAGCATCAGCCGCCTCCTCACACATGATCCACGGAGGTATTCGCTACCTCGAAAACGGCGAAATCCGTCTCGTGCGTGAATCACTACTGGAGCGAAACCGCCTGCTGGCAAATGCCCCACACTTCGTCAAACCCCTCAAAACAACGATTCCGATTTTTTCGCTGTTTTCCGGAATTCTCTCCGCCCCCTTCAAAATCCTCACCCACCGCCCCGGCAAACCCAAAGAACGCGGCGCCGCACTGATCAAAATCGGCCTCATCTTGTATGACACGTTTGGGCGCAACCAGGGCCGGATGCCCCGCCACCAGTTCTTCGGGCGGGAAAAAACACTCGCCACCATCCCCGGCATCAACAAGCGGGTCAAATATTCCGCGCATTACTACGACGCCGCCATCGAAAACCCTGAGCGGCTCGCCATCGACCTGCTCCAAGACGCACTGGCAGCCGGACCCCACGCCCGCGCCGTGAACTACGTCACCGCGAGTGCTCACGAAGACGGCCACACCACCCTTACCGACGAACTAAGCGGTGACACCCTAAATCTGAGCGCCACCGTGGTGGTCAACACCTCAGGCCCCTGGACTGACCTCACAAACCGGGCCCTAGGTGTCGACTCGCACTACATGGGTGGCACCAAGGGCTCACACGTCGTACTGGACAACCCCGAACTACACGCCGCGTGTAACGGTCGGGAAATCTTTTTCGAAAATAAAGACGGCCGGATTGTCCTGATGTACCCACTGTTAGACCGCGTCCTGCTCGGCACGACGGACATTCCCGTCGATGACCCCAACGACGTCGAATGCACCGAAGAAGAAGTGGACTACTTTTTCGACCTCGTCGGATACGTCTTTCCCGACATCGCCCTGGATCGCTCCCACATTGTCTACCGCTACTCCGGAGTTCGCCCGCTGCCTGCCGCGGGTGATGTGAACCCCGGCGTCATCTCGCGCGACTACCGCATTGTGCGCGACCGTCTCGATAAAGACACCACCATGTTGAGCCTGGTTGGTGGAAAGTGGACCACTTTCCGCGCCATCGGCGAACACATCACCGACGACGTCCTCGCCGAACTGGGTCGCCCACGCACCTCAGGCACCAATGACCTGGCCATCGGCGGCGGAACGGGCTTCCCCGAAACCGAGAGGGGTCGACAAGCCTGGATTGACACCCACCGCGGCGATTTCGACGCGACACGAGCCGACCAACTGCTCACCCGCTACGGCACGGTGGCTGCAGAACTTCTTCAGCTGATGGACCACAGTGTTGATAGCGCCCTGGAGCACACGCCGGACTACTCCGTCGAAGAAGTTCGCGCAGTGGTCCTGAGAGAACAGGTCCACACCTTGGCGGATCTCGTCTACCGTCGCACCACACTTGGTTTTACGGGTCGCATTTCCCCACGTAGTCTTGCTGAGCTCGCCCACATCATTGGGGATGTTCGGGGTTGGTCAGCCACAGAGCGTGACCGCCAAGTGTCCTCAATTCCCCTGGAAAGGTCACTGACTGATGACGCTTGA